Genomic DNA from Bombus huntii isolate Logan2020A unplaced genomic scaffold, iyBomHunt1.1 ctg00000074.1, whole genome shotgun sequence:
ATTATCATTCTAGAAGTTCCCGTAGacaaagagaggaagaaggcACCCGCGCTTACAGCATGGTTGACACAGGTCCTGGATCTGACCACGGTGAAAGTTGCGGCCCCAACGGTGGAGCTGAGGGTAACTAAGATTGACATCTCGGTCGGCAAAGAAGAACTTCGGGACACCCTGGAGAGGGCCGGAGGATGCAAGGCACTGGAAGTTTGAGTAGGAGACATGAAGACTTCCAGAGGTTGGGTCAGCCTGGATAAGATGCCCGACAGTAACAGCGGGGAAATTAAGTCAAGCGGGAAGAGGGTCGAAGTCTCCccgaagaaactaatagaagCTACAGATGCTTAGAACTGGGACACGTGAGAGTGACCTGCAGATCTACGGTAGACCGGGGGCAGCTATGGTACAGATGCGAAGGCATCGGTTACCAGGCCAAGAGCTGCTCTGCCACCGTGCCCGGGGGCCCGCTCTGTGAGTCGCTTGGTGCGCCACCCACAGAATGGGAGAGGCGGCATGCGTTCCGCCGAAAACTAAAGGGACGAGCCGGATTCGGGAGCCTGCTACGGGCTGGAGACAGGGCGACAACGCGAGAGATCTACCGcaagaagaggaaagaatcACGAGTGGGGCAGATGGCCAGGGGGAAGCCATGGATATGGACttagtaaagtaaataaattcatgCGGCTCCACCAGACCAACTTGGAGCGATCGAAACGGGCATAAGACCTGCTCTTCCAGGCGATAAGGGAGAGCAGGGTTTTTCTGGCAATGGTAGCCGAGCCCTATTGTATACTAGACACCCCTGACAGGGTCGCAGACCTGGACGGCTTAGCCGCTATGACGTGGATGTCAGCACCGAGCACATCCGCCGCAGAGATCCTGTTCGAGCAGGGCAAGGGGTATGCCGCGATCGAGTGGGCTGGGATGGTAGTGGTGGGCGTATATGTTTCCCTGAACAGTGGCCTGGTCGCGTTTGAGGAGTTCCTGGACGTGTTTAGCGATTGCGTGAGACGATACCTTTCACGTCAGGTCCTCGTCTTGGGAGACTTTAACGCTCACTCCTCGCAATGGGGAACACAATGACAGATGCTCCGGGCCGGATGCTATCAGACTGGGCTGCGGGCCTCGGGCTCCTCTTACTTAACAGAGGCTCGTCCAGCACATGCGTGGCATGGAGAAGATGTTCCGTCGTCGATATTACATGGGGTACCCCCAATGCCTTCCAGCGGGTCTCAGGCTGGAGAGTAGCCGAAGGGGTTGAGACTCTCGCAGTCCACCTGTATATATTCATCGAGGTCGGCCCGGAGGCAATACCCGCGAGACAGACCTGCGGCATTAGGGGAATGGAACTCTCCAGCCCGCCACCAAGATGGCGCCTCAAGGATAGAGACAACGAGATGCTCCAGACAGCAGCCAGTGACGCGGCCTAGAACTGGGACGCCCGTACAGAGAAGACAAACATGTAGGAGGAGGCGGAGAACCTTCGCCGAGACGTCAAAGCGGCATGTGATGCGTCAATGACGCGCTCCGTGCCTG
This window encodes:
- the LOC126876410 gene encoding uncharacterized protein LOC126876410, with amino-acid sequence MGEAACVPPKTKGTSRIREPATGWRQGDNARDLPQEEERITSGADGQGEAMDMDLAIRESRVFLAMVAEPYCILDTPDRVADLDGLAAMTWMSAPSTSAAEILFEQGKGYAAIEWAGMVVVGVYVSLNSGLVAFEEFLDVFSDCVRRYLSRQVLVLGDFNAHSSQWGTQ